The Anaerolineae bacterium genome contains a region encoding:
- a CDS encoding NTP transferase domain-containing protein produces MTVVVPMAGLGTRLRPHTWSKPKPLVRVAGNTVLGHVLDMFQALPAEQLELVFIVGYLGEQVPAYLQKHYPHLKAHFVEQTERWGQSHALYLARDFLEGPVLMIFVDTIMEADFAFLANPPDEGIAWVKPVEDPRRFGVAVPDEQGYVQRIIEKPDTTEHHLAVVGCYYFPEGRDLAAAVEEQISQDIKTKGEYYLADAINLMLQRGLRMRTQSVNIWLDAGTPEALLETNRYLLANGRDNTWETPRPGVTIIPPVYIHPTAQVEEAVIGPHVSIGAQARVFRAVLRDTILDDHAEVSQCVLDGSLVGQYARIQGHPQRLNIGDHSHIEF; encoded by the coding sequence CTGACGGTGGTGGTGCCCATGGCCGGCTTGGGCACCCGTTTGCGCCCCCACACCTGGAGCAAACCCAAACCGCTGGTGCGGGTGGCGGGCAACACCGTGCTGGGGCATGTGCTGGATATGTTCCAGGCGCTCCCCGCGGAGCAACTGGAACTGGTGTTCATCGTGGGTTACCTGGGCGAGCAAGTGCCCGCCTATCTGCAAAAGCACTATCCTCATCTCAAGGCCCACTTCGTGGAGCAAACGGAGCGGTGGGGACAATCCCACGCCCTGTACCTGGCCCGCGACTTTTTAGAGGGCCCAGTGTTGATGATTTTCGTGGACACCATTATGGAAGCCGACTTCGCCTTTCTGGCGAACCCACCCGACGAAGGCATCGCCTGGGTGAAGCCGGTAGAAGACCCCCGGCGGTTCGGTGTGGCCGTGCCCGACGAGCAGGGCTATGTGCAACGTATCATCGAAAAACCCGATACTACCGAGCACCACCTGGCCGTGGTCGGGTGTTACTACTTCCCCGAGGGCCGCGACCTGGCCGCCGCCGTGGAAGAGCAAATCAGCCAAGACATCAAGACCAAAGGCGAGTACTACCTGGCCGACGCCATCAACCTAATGCTGCAACGCGGGCTGCGGATGCGTACCCAATCCGTGAACATCTGGCTGGACGCCGGGACGCCTGAGGCCCTGTTGGAGACCAACCGCTATCTGCTGGCCAACGGGCGGGACAACACCTGGGAAACGCCGCGCCCCGGGGTGACCATCATCCCCCCGGTGTACATCCACCCCACGGCCCAGGTGGAGGAGGCCGTCATCGGCCCCCATGTATCCATCGGCGCCCAGGCCAGGGTGTTCCGGGCCGTGCTCCGCGACACCATTCTGGACGACCACGCCGAGGTCAGCCAATGCGTGCTCGATGGCAGCCTGGTGGGCCAATACGCCCGCATCCAGGGCCATCCCCAAAGGCTGAACATCGGCGATCATTCCCACATCGAGTTTTAG
- the glpX gene encoding class II fructose-bisphosphatase: MSKTLQGRSPTRNLAMELARVTEAAALAAGRWVGRGDKISADQAAVDAMRLMLNTIEMDAVIVIGEGEKDEAPMLYNGERVGTGEPPEVDIAVDPIDGTRPTAMGLPNAIATVAVAPRGTMFDPGPFVYMNKIAVGPEARGVVDIEAPVEVNLRNIARAKGKEARDLMVVILDRPRHTELIAEVRRLGARISLIPDGDVAGALMTAMPEVGVDVLLGIGGTPEGVLAACALRAMGGEIQGKLYARNEEERRRGEEMGYDFDKVLTMDDLVASDDVFFAATGITRGSLLQGVKYEAEGARTHSLVVRGLTGTVREIFAFHRLPKLRQISVIEY, encoded by the coding sequence ATGAGCAAGACCCTGCAAGGCCGTTCGCCCACCCGCAACCTGGCCATGGAACTGGCGCGGGTGACCGAGGCGGCCGCTCTGGCGGCCGGGCGCTGGGTGGGCCGCGGCGACAAGATTTCTGCCGATCAGGCGGCGGTCGATGCCATGCGCCTGATGCTTAATACCATTGAGATGGACGCCGTCATCGTCATCGGCGAGGGCGAAAAGGATGAAGCCCCCATGCTCTACAACGGCGAACGGGTAGGCACCGGCGAGCCGCCTGAGGTGGACATCGCCGTGGACCCCATCGACGGTACCCGCCCCACGGCTATGGGGTTGCCCAATGCCATCGCTACGGTAGCCGTGGCTCCGCGGGGCACCATGTTCGACCCTGGCCCCTTCGTGTACATGAACAAAATCGCCGTCGGCCCGGAGGCCAGGGGCGTGGTGGATATTGAGGCCCCGGTGGAGGTCAACCTGCGCAATATCGCCAGGGCCAAAGGCAAAGAGGCGCGCGACCTGATGGTGGTCATTCTCGACCGCCCGCGCCACACCGAACTCATCGCCGAGGTGCGCCGCCTGGGCGCGCGCATCAGCCTGATCCCCGATGGCGATGTGGCTGGCGCGTTGATGACTGCCATGCCCGAGGTGGGCGTGGATGTGCTCCTGGGCATCGGCGGGACGCCCGAAGGCGTGCTGGCCGCCTGCGCGTTGCGCGCCATGGGCGGGGAGATTCAGGGCAAACTCTACGCCCGCAACGAGGAGGAGCGCCGTCGCGGCGAGGAGATGGGCTACGATTTCGACAAGGTGCTCACCATGGACGACCTCGTGGCCTCCGACGATGTGTTCTTCGCCGCCACGGGCATTACCAGAGGCTCGTTGTTGCAGGGCGTGAAGTACGAAGCTGAAGGCGCTCGCACCCACAGTCTGGTGGTGCGGGGGTTGACGGGCACGGTGCGCGAAATTTTTGCCTTTCATCGCCTACCCAAGTTGCGCCAAATCAGCGTTATCGAATATTGA
- a CDS encoding MFS transporter has product MNGRQRNRLLALLFFGVLMAAMDIAIVGPALPAIRDAFGVSDREVSWVFTAYLLFNLIGTPLMAKLADRLGRRSVYVADVVLFAVGSVVVALAPSLAVVVVGRALQGFGAGGIFPVASAVIGDTFPPERRGRALGLIGSVFGIAFIIGPIFGGVLLRFGWQMLFWGPLPFALVLIPWAWRELPTTRAAEIHGLDWGGLLALSGFLAALTLGLNHLEVEHLAASLYQAATGGWLVAALILLGLLIWVETRAADPLVRPALFGTGQLRRVNGLAFGAGVIEGAMVFVPSLLVAALGLTPSQSSFALLPAVAAMAVGAPLFGRLLDARGSRLVVIVGTSLTTVGLAVLSGPSLSWPTFLTASVLFGLGLSALLGAPLRYIMLNEVPATERSAAQGVISLMTKIGQLVTGALVGALAASLGGGVSGYQSAFRVLTLVALGLVFIAWSLKSFAEERGRRDASLSRGATK; this is encoded by the coding sequence ATGAACGGGCGTCAACGCAACCGTTTACTGGCTTTGTTGTTCTTCGGCGTGCTCATGGCCGCCATGGATATCGCCATCGTCGGCCCGGCCCTGCCGGCCATTCGGGACGCCTTTGGCGTCAGTGACCGGGAGGTTTCCTGGGTCTTTACGGCCTATCTGCTCTTTAACCTGATCGGCACGCCCCTGATGGCCAAGTTGGCCGACCGTTTGGGGCGGCGCTCGGTGTATGTGGCCGATGTGGTGTTGTTTGCCGTGGGGTCGGTGGTGGTGGCCCTGGCGCCTTCGCTGGCCGTGGTGGTGGTCGGGCGGGCATTGCAGGGCTTTGGCGCGGGGGGCATTTTCCCCGTGGCTTCGGCGGTCATCGGCGACACCTTCCCCCCCGAGCGGCGAGGGCGGGCGCTGGGACTCATCGGCTCGGTGTTCGGCATTGCCTTCATCATCGGCCCGATTTTCGGTGGCGTGTTGCTGCGTTTTGGCTGGCAGATGCTCTTCTGGGGGCCGTTGCCTTTCGCTTTGGTGCTCATCCCCTGGGCGTGGCGGGAACTGCCCACCACCCGCGCGGCCGAGATTCACGGTTTGGATTGGGGTGGGCTGTTGGCGCTGAGCGGCTTTCTGGCGGCGCTCACCCTCGGCCTCAATCACCTGGAGGTGGAGCACCTGGCAGCAAGCCTGTATCAGGCAGCCACGGGCGGCTGGCTGGTGGCGGCTCTGATTCTGCTGGGTTTGCTGATCTGGGTGGAGACCCGCGCGGCCGACCCGCTGGTGCGCCCGGCCCTTTTCGGCACCGGGCAGTTGCGCCGGGTCAATGGGTTGGCCTTCGGCGCCGGGGTGATTGAAGGGGCCATGGTCTTCGTCCCCTCATTGCTGGTGGCCGCGTTGGGGCTGACGCCTTCCCAGTCCAGTTTCGCGCTGTTGCCCGCCGTGGCGGCGATGGCCGTGGGCGCTCCGCTGTTTGGGCGTTTGCTTGATGCTCGAGGCTCGCGCCTGGTGGTGATCGTGGGTACCTCGCTCACCACGGTGGGGTTGGCCGTGCTCAGCGGGCCCTCGCTCTCGTGGCCCACCTTCTTGACCGCCAGCGTGCTCTTTGGCCTGGGTCTTTCGGCTTTGCTTGGCGCGCCGTTGCGGTATATCATGCTGAACGAGGTCCCGGCTACGGAGCGTTCCGCTGCCCAGGGAGTGATCTCCTTGATGACCAAAATCGGGCAACTGGTGACCGGCGCGCTGGTGGGCGCGTTGGCCGCCAGTTTGGGTGGCGGCGTCTCGGGTTATCAGAGTGCCTTTCGGGTGTTAACCTTGGTGGCCCTGGGATTGGTGTTCATCGCCTGGAGCCTGAAATCCTTTGCCGAGGAAAGAGGGCGTCGCGATGCTTCTTTGTCGCGAGGGGCGACCAAGTAA
- the ald gene encoding alanine dehydrogenase → MIIGVPKEIKDNEYRVAVTPGGVEMLRQHGHRVLVQASAGEGSGFSDEEYARSGAEILPTAAEVWNNAEMIMKVKEPRPEEYGFLREGLLLFTYLHLAAEEELTHELLRRKVAAVAYETVELTDGRLPLLTPMSEVAGRMAVQVGAHYLEKAHGGRGKLLGGVPGVRPAQVTIIGGGVVGTNAAKIALGMGAHVVIIDKNIDRLRYLEDVLHGNLTTLASNPLNIANAVQRADLLIGAVLIHGARAPKLVTREMVSTMKPGSVIVDVAIDQGGCVETSKPTTHSHPTYEVDGVTHYGVTNMPGAVPRTSTYALSNATLPYALLLANHGLEEAVKNNRALAKGVNTYQGAVTYPAVAEAFGLEYTPLEKLLA, encoded by the coding sequence ATGATCATCGGTGTCCCCAAGGAAATCAAAGACAACGAATACCGGGTCGCGGTGACGCCCGGCGGTGTGGAAATGTTGCGCCAGCACGGGCATCGGGTGCTGGTGCAGGCCAGTGCGGGCGAAGGGAGCGGCTTCTCCGACGAGGAATACGCCCGCTCCGGCGCCGAAATCCTACCCACGGCGGCCGAGGTGTGGAACAACGCAGAAATGATCATGAAGGTCAAGGAGCCTCGGCCCGAGGAGTACGGCTTTTTACGGGAGGGCCTGCTCCTGTTCACCTACCTCCATCTGGCCGCGGAGGAGGAGTTGACCCACGAACTGCTGCGGCGCAAGGTGGCCGCCGTGGCCTACGAAACGGTGGAGTTGACCGACGGGCGGCTGCCGCTGCTGACCCCGATGAGCGAAGTGGCCGGACGGATGGCCGTCCAGGTGGGAGCCCATTACCTCGAAAAGGCCCACGGCGGGCGCGGCAAGTTGTTGGGCGGCGTCCCCGGTGTGCGACCGGCCCAGGTCACCATCATCGGCGGCGGCGTGGTGGGCACCAACGCGGCCAAGATCGCCCTGGGCATGGGCGCCCATGTGGTCATCATTGACAAAAACATCGACCGCCTGCGCTACCTGGAAGACGTACTGCACGGCAACCTGACCACCTTAGCCTCGAACCCGCTCAACATTGCCAACGCGGTCCAGCGCGCCGACCTGCTCATCGGGGCTGTGCTCATCCACGGCGCCCGGGCGCCCAAACTGGTCACCCGCGAGATGGTGAGCACCATGAAGCCCGGTAGCGTGATCGTGGATGTGGCCATCGATCAGGGCGGCTGCGTGGAAACCAGCAAACCCACCACCCACAGCCACCCCACCTACGAAGTTGACGGCGTCACCCACTACGGCGTGACCAACATGCCCGGGGCGGTGCCGCGCACTTCCACCTACGCCCTCTCCAACGCCACCCTGCCTTATGCGCTGCTCCTGGCCAACCACGGGTTAGAAGAAGCCGTGAAGAACAACCGGGCGCTGGCCAAAGGGGTGAACACCTATCAGGGCGCCGTGACCTATCCCGCCGTGGCCGAAGCCTTTGGCCTGGAATACACCCCCCTGGAGAAGTTACTGGCATGA
- a CDS encoding isoprenyl transferase, with protein sequence MSDPEGRLPDAELKIPTHVAIIMDGNGRWARARGLPRLAGHRAGVDNLRRIIRACVEFGIQYLTIFAFSTENWARPKEEVDGLMNIMEEVIDQQLDELDAEGVQIRHVGKMEGVRPDLQAKIRAAVERTKHNRRLVLNVAFNYGGRDEIVQAIRKMICDGVRPDEVDEALVSRYLYTADCPDPDLVIRTSGEVRISNFLLWQSAYAEWYFTPVYWPDFDKEELRKALEDYSRRERRFGRVSEDETAPLDDGGTASDGPSS encoded by the coding sequence ATGAGCGACCCTGAGGGACGCCTGCCGGACGCCGAACTGAAAATCCCCACCCATGTGGCGATCATCATGGATGGCAACGGTCGCTGGGCGCGGGCGCGGGGGTTGCCTCGACTGGCTGGTCATCGCGCTGGGGTGGACAACCTCCGGCGCATCATTCGTGCCTGCGTGGAGTTCGGCATCCAGTATCTCACCATTTTCGCCTTTTCCACCGAAAACTGGGCCCGTCCCAAGGAAGAGGTGGACGGGTTGATGAACATCATGGAGGAGGTCATCGATCAGCAGTTGGACGAACTGGATGCCGAGGGCGTGCAGATCCGCCATGTGGGCAAAATGGAAGGCGTGCGGCCCGACCTGCAGGCGAAGATTCGCGCTGCGGTGGAGCGCACGAAGCACAACCGGCGTCTGGTGCTCAATGTGGCCTTCAACTACGGCGGACGGGATGAGATTGTGCAGGCCATCCGCAAGATGATCTGCGACGGCGTGCGCCCGGACGAAGTGGACGAGGCGCTGGTCAGCCGTTATCTCTACACGGCAGACTGTCCGGACCCGGATCTGGTCATCCGCACCTCGGGCGAGGTGCGCATCAGCAATTTTCTGCTCTGGCAGTCGGCCTACGCCGAGTGGTACTTCACGCCGGTGTACTGGCCCGATTTTGACAAAGAGGAGTTGCGCAAGGCCTTGGAAGACTACAGCCGCCGCGAGCGCCGCTTTGGCCGCGTCTCGGAGGATGAGACAGCCCCCTTGGACGACGGCGGAACGGCCTCCGACGGCCCATCTTCGTGA
- a CDS encoding glycoside hydrolase family 1 protein yields MTIKARFVFPRGFLWGTATSSHQVEGQNTNNNWWAWEQEGHIAQGHSAALACNWWGGRWREDFDRAAEAGQNAHRLSVEWSRIQPAPDRWDEEALDHYRQMVRGLVERNLTPVVTLHHFTDPLWLSEQGGWERPEVVAAFARYVEKVVEALKEYVPLWCTINEPNVYAVLGYVTGEFPPGRQDDVPKALQVMEHMARAHAAAYEVIHRVHPEARVGLVHHLRPMQAARPWFPPDGVLARWQDRLFNAFFLRALGEGVLLTPWGRRKAPELRGKQDFLGVNYYTAEQVAFTWAPQALFSRRFYRPEAPLSEHGDIAHEPLAFAHTLRRVARYGLPIIVTENGVEDSHDTLRPRYLAEHVHQMWRVINNNVPIKGYFHWTLVDNFEWHHGWTRRFGLWALDPETQVRTKRPSADLYAALCRENALDAEMVDTFAPAARPAIFPE; encoded by the coding sequence ATGACCATCAAGGCTCGGTTTGTGTTCCCCCGCGGTTTTCTCTGGGGTACGGCCACTTCGTCACACCAGGTCGAGGGGCAGAACACGAACAACAACTGGTGGGCCTGGGAGCAGGAGGGGCACATCGCCCAGGGGCACAGCGCGGCCCTGGCCTGCAACTGGTGGGGCGGTCGCTGGCGGGAGGATTTCGACCGCGCCGCCGAGGCCGGGCAGAACGCCCATCGCCTGTCGGTGGAGTGGAGCCGCATCCAGCCGGCCCCTGACCGCTGGGATGAGGAGGCCCTCGACCATTACCGCCAGATGGTGCGGGGGCTGGTGGAGCGCAACCTGACCCCCGTGGTCACCCTGCATCACTTCACCGACCCTTTGTGGCTGAGTGAGCAAGGGGGCTGGGAACGGCCCGAAGTGGTGGCGGCCTTTGCCCGCTATGTGGAAAAGGTGGTCGAGGCGCTCAAGGAGTATGTGCCCCTGTGGTGTACCATCAACGAGCCCAATGTGTATGCCGTGCTGGGCTATGTGACCGGCGAGTTCCCGCCGGGGCGTCAGGATGATGTGCCGAAGGCGCTGCAGGTGATGGAACACATGGCCCGCGCCCACGCTGCAGCTTACGAGGTCATCCATCGCGTGCACCCGGAGGCGAGGGTGGGCCTGGTGCATCATTTGCGGCCCATGCAGGCCGCCCGCCCCTGGTTCCCCCCTGACGGGGTGCTGGCCCGCTGGCAGGATCGGCTGTTCAACGCCTTCTTCTTGCGGGCCTTGGGCGAGGGGGTGTTGTTGACCCCCTGGGGACGACGCAAAGCCCCGGAACTCCGGGGAAAGCAGGACTTCCTCGGGGTGAATTACTACACGGCCGAGCAAGTGGCCTTCACCTGGGCGCCGCAGGCGTTGTTCAGCCGCCGCTTTTACCGCCCGGAGGCCCCGTTGAGCGAGCACGGGGACATCGCCCACGAGCCGCTGGCCTTTGCGCACACGCTGCGCCGGGTGGCCCGCTACGGCCTGCCCATCATCGTCACCGAGAACGGGGTGGAGGACAGTCACGATACCCTGCGCCCCCGTTATCTGGCCGAGCATGTGCACCAGATGTGGCGGGTCATCAACAACAATGTGCCCATCAAGGGCTATTTTCACTGGACCCTGGTGGACAACTTTGAATGGCATCACGGTTGGACGCGGCGCTTTGGCCTCTGGGCCCTGGACCCGGAAACCCAGGTGCGCACCAAACGCCCCAGCGCCGATTTGTACGCGGCCCTTTGCCGTGAGAACGCCCTGGACGCGGAGATGGTGGACACCTTTGCCCCTGCCGCCCGTCCGGCCATTTTCCCGGAGTAA
- the frr gene encoding ribosome recycling factor: MIKEVLQDAEHRMQGAVRVLEDELRGIRTGRANPALVERLEVEYYGVPTPLMQIATITVPEPRQLLIKPFDPSSLKAIEKAIRNSDLGLTPNNDGHSIRLILPPLTEERRRELVKVVHRRVEEARVAIRNVRRDAIKDLRELEGEKMISEDERKRAEQKVQDLTDKYIEEANQLSEIKEREILEE, from the coding sequence ATGATCAAGGAAGTGTTGCAGGATGCGGAACATCGCATGCAGGGCGCGGTGCGGGTTTTGGAAGATGAGTTGCGCGGCATTCGCACCGGACGGGCAAACCCGGCTCTGGTGGAACGCCTGGAGGTGGAGTACTATGGCGTACCGACACCTTTGATGCAGATTGCCACCATCACCGTGCCGGAGCCCCGCCAGTTGCTCATCAAACCGTTTGACCCTTCCAGCCTGAAGGCCATTGAGAAAGCCATCCGCAACTCGGATTTGGGGTTGACCCCCAACAACGACGGCCACAGCATTCGGCTGATTCTGCCCCCGCTCACCGAGGAGCGCCGGCGGGAGTTGGTCAAGGTGGTCCATCGCCGGGTGGAGGAGGCGCGGGTGGCCATCCGCAATGTGCGCCGGGACGCCATCAAGGACCTGCGGGAATTGGAAGGCGAGAAGATGATTTCCGAGGACGAGCGCAAACGGGCGGAACAGAAGGTGCAGGATTTGACGGACAAGTACATCGAAGAGGCCAATCAGTTGAGTGAAATCAAGGAACGGGAGATTTTAGAGGAATGA
- a CDS encoding M23 family metallopeptidase, producing MKRHTLFGWLMAWVLLSAAFLPVMGPKPVAASGQSSSNQEPTVVLPPLPYLTDLPITGIHRTLTWYTIIPPRPRLEVVEYTVQEGDALFGIAKRFGIKPETILWANPKLENNPDILRPGMVLKIPPVDGVLYKWKEGDTFEKVAQEFDAKPEDIINFLGNRIDLTDPQVKPGQWVMVPGGHKAFRQWVIPVIPDGNAGVALSHLGPAYCPEWYSKQGGTGTFIWPVSIHRVVGNPYAPWHLALDLATWVGEPIRAADSGVVAYAGWSTVGYGYMVLIDHRNGYQTLYAHMSRVFARCGQGVVQGQTIGLGGSTGNSSGPHLHFEVRYMGGFINPWSVLPPP from the coding sequence ATGAAACGCCACACCCTTTTTGGTTGGTTGATGGCCTGGGTGCTGCTGAGCGCGGCTTTCCTTCCCGTGATGGGGCCGAAACCTGTGGCTGCCTCAGGCCAATCGAGCTCCAATCAGGAACCCACGGTGGTCCTTCCGCCCCTGCCTTACCTGACCGACCTCCCGATCACCGGCATCCATCGCACCCTCACCTGGTACACCATCATTCCCCCACGCCCGCGCCTGGAAGTGGTGGAATATACCGTGCAGGAAGGCGATGCCCTGTTTGGCATCGCCAAGCGCTTCGGCATCAAGCCGGAGACCATCCTTTGGGCTAATCCCAAACTGGAAAACAACCCCGATATCCTCCGACCGGGGATGGTGCTGAAAATCCCCCCGGTGGACGGGGTGCTCTACAAATGGAAAGAGGGCGACACCTTCGAAAAGGTGGCCCAGGAGTTCGACGCCAAGCCTGAGGACATCATCAACTTCCTGGGCAATCGCATCGACCTCACCGACCCCCAGGTCAAGCCAGGGCAATGGGTCATGGTGCCCGGCGGGCACAAAGCCTTCCGCCAGTGGGTGATCCCGGTCATTCCGGACGGGAACGCCGGCGTGGCCCTGAGCCACCTGGGCCCGGCTTACTGTCCCGAGTGGTACAGCAAACAGGGCGGCACGGGCACCTTCATCTGGCCGGTTTCCATCCATCGCGTGGTGGGCAACCCCTACGCGCCCTGGCACCTGGCGCTGGATTTGGCCACCTGGGTGGGCGAACCCATCCGCGCGGCGGATTCGGGCGTGGTCGCCTACGCCGGCTGGTCCACGGTGGGCTATGGGTACATGGTGCTCATCGACCACCGCAACGGGTACCAGACCCTGTACGCTCACATGAGCCGCGTGTTCGCCCGCTGCGGTCAAGGGGTAGTGCAAGGGCAAACCATCGGCCTGGGCGGCAGCACGGGCAACTCCTCCGGCCCCCACCTGCACTTCGAGGTGCGCTACATGGGCGGCTTCATCAATCCGTGGAGCGTGTTGCCCCCACCCTGA
- a CDS encoding phosphatidate cytidylyltransferase, with translation MLRERVLVVVVLLPLGLGLIYLGGLAFVALVAFLLGVAAWEYANLSAALGRGPARPLLVLAAVGFPLARLEWGTTLDSALLTFFTLLAVAWHLVDYERGATESGTDFALTLSGGVYIGYLGAYFVTLRQAPQGMWWLLLALPTIWIADSGAYFVGRTMGRHPLAPRLSPKKTWEGYLAGVVTGVLGAVVLAAAWNALAGPIPGMSAAHAALMGLVIAVLAPLGDLAESMFKRQAGQKDSGRLFPGHGGAFDRIDSWLWAAPLAYGLLVLWQLV, from the coding sequence ATGCTCCGTGAGCGCGTATTGGTGGTGGTGGTTCTTCTCCCCCTGGGGTTGGGATTGATTTATCTGGGCGGCCTGGCCTTTGTGGCCCTGGTCGCCTTTTTGCTGGGTGTGGCAGCGTGGGAATATGCGAACCTGAGCGCGGCCCTGGGTCGCGGGCCGGCGCGGCCCTTGCTGGTGTTGGCTGCGGTGGGCTTTCCCCTGGCACGCCTGGAATGGGGCACCACCCTGGACTCGGCCCTGCTGACTTTTTTCACCCTGCTCGCCGTGGCCTGGCATCTGGTGGATTACGAGCGCGGCGCGACGGAGAGTGGTACAGACTTTGCCCTTACCCTGAGCGGAGGGGTCTACATCGGCTACCTGGGTGCCTATTTCGTCACCTTGCGCCAGGCGCCCCAGGGTATGTGGTGGCTGTTGCTGGCCCTGCCCACAATTTGGATCGCCGATTCCGGGGCGTATTTCGTGGGCCGGACGATGGGACGCCACCCTTTGGCGCCGCGCCTGAGCCCCAAGAAGACCTGGGAAGGGTATCTGGCCGGCGTGGTCACCGGCGTGCTGGGTGCGGTGGTGCTGGCGGCGGCCTGGAACGCCCTGGCCGGGCCCATCCCCGGGATGAGCGCCGCCCATGCCGCCCTGATGGGGCTGGTCATCGCTGTTTTGGCCCCCTTGGGCGACCTGGCCGAAAGCATGTTCAAGCGGCAGGCCGGGCAGAAGGATTCGGGACGGCTGTTTCCTGGCCACGGAGGCGCTTTTGATCGGATCGATTCCTGGCTGTGGGCCGCGCCGCTGGCCTACGGCCTGTTGGTGTTGTGGCAGTTGGTTTAA